A stretch of the Balearica regulorum gibbericeps isolate bBalReg1 chromosome 23, bBalReg1.pri, whole genome shotgun sequence genome encodes the following:
- the CLMP gene encoding CXADR-like membrane protein isoform X4, giving the protein MSALSILFLASCSLWLSEAQTEFKRVAEENVTLPCHHRLGLLEQGSLDIEWLLHISETVQKAVITYSGGRVYDDLNEEQKGRVSFTSNFLAGDASLQIISLQSSDAGKYICKVKNAGQYEWARITLKVVEKPSKPKCWLEGELLEGKELSLQCRSVSGTAPISYRWQRINEEDERAEHLPPTSRVNISNPGQVLLKNLTQMSTGLYQCIATNEAGQESCVVQVTVQHAQNIGMIAGAVCGVVVGLSLLFLVVRLTLRRKEKKRYEEEEAPNEIREDAEAPKAHLVKPSSSSSGSRSSRSGSSSTRSTANSASRSQRTLSTEATPHLTPPQYSQRETEGKEIEPKKVDYANLMKMGATLVMVPAQSRAFQTV; this is encoded by the exons CTTCCTGTTCTCTTTGGCTGTCCGAGGCTCAGACTGAATTTAAGAGAGTGGCTGAAGAAAACGTGACTTTGCCCTGTCACCACCGCCTGGGCCTCCTGGAGCAAGGGAGCCTGGATATCGAGTGGCTGCTGCACATTTCCGAAACGGTACAAAAAGCG GTGATCACTTACTCTGGAGGCCGTGTTTATGATGACCTGAATGAGGAACAGAAAGGGCGTGTTTCCTTCACATCCAACTTCCTTGCTGGAGATGCATCCTTACAAATCATATCCCTGCAGTCCAGCGACGCAGGGAAGTACATATGTAAGGTTAAAAATGCTGGGCAGTATGAATGGGCTCGCATCACCCTGAAGGTTGTAG AAAAACCTTCCAAGCCCAAATGCTGGCTAGAAGGGGAGCTCTTGGAAGGAAAGGAACTGTCCTTGCAGTGCCGTTCCGTCTCTGGCACTGCACCCATCTCCTACCGATGGCAGCGCATAAATGAGGAAGACGAGAGAGCTGAACATCTCCCACCTACGTCAAGAGTCA acATTTCTAATCCCGGGCAAGTCCTACTGAAGAATCTTACGCAGATGAGCACAGGGTTATACCAATGCATTGCCACCAACGAGGCTGGACAAGAAAGCTGTGTTGTTCAGGTGACAGTGCAGC ATGCACAAAATATCGGCATGATCGCTGGAGCGGTTTGTGGCGTGGTGGTGGGactttccctccttttcttgGTGGTGAGGTTGACactgaggaggaaagaaaagaagagatatgaggaagaggaggcaccAAATGAAATCAG AGAAGATGCAGAGGCGCCCAAGGCCCATCTCGTCAAGCCCAGTTCCTCTTCCTCTGGTTCCAGGAGTTCGCGCTCAGGTTCCTCCTCAACCAGGTCGACAGCCAACAGTGCCTCTCGCAGCCAACGGACTTTGTCAACGGAAGCTACTCCCCATCTAACTCCTCCCCAGTACAGCCAGAgggagacagaaggaaaagaaattgagCCAAAGAAAGTCGACTACGCTAACCTGATGAAAATGGGAGCAACGCTGGTCATGGTGCCTGCCCAAAGCCGAGCGTTCCAGACTGTGTGA
- the CLMP gene encoding CXADR-like membrane protein isoform X3 has protein sequence MFSNIRAFFSEQRIIYPTSAEKASCSLWLSEAQTEFKRVAEENVTLPCHHRLGLLEQGSLDIEWLLHISETVQKAVITYSGGRVYDDLNEEQKGRVSFTSNFLAGDASLQIISLQSSDAGKYICKVKNAGQYEWARITLKVVEKPSKPKCWLEGELLEGKELSLQCRSVSGTAPISYRWQRINEEDERAEHLPPTSRVNISNPGQVLLKNLTQMSTGLYQCIATNEAGQESCVVQVTVQHAQNIGMIAGAVCGVVVGLSLLFLVVRLTLRRKEKKRYEEEEAPNEIREDAEAPKAHLVKPSSSSSGSRSSRSGSSSTRSTANSASRSQRTLSTEATPHLTPPQYSQRETEGKEIEPKKVDYANLMKMGATLVMVPAQSRAFQTV, from the exons CTTCCTGTTCTCTTTGGCTGTCCGAGGCTCAGACTGAATTTAAGAGAGTGGCTGAAGAAAACGTGACTTTGCCCTGTCACCACCGCCTGGGCCTCCTGGAGCAAGGGAGCCTGGATATCGAGTGGCTGCTGCACATTTCCGAAACGGTACAAAAAGCG GTGATCACTTACTCTGGAGGCCGTGTTTATGATGACCTGAATGAGGAACAGAAAGGGCGTGTTTCCTTCACATCCAACTTCCTTGCTGGAGATGCATCCTTACAAATCATATCCCTGCAGTCCAGCGACGCAGGGAAGTACATATGTAAGGTTAAAAATGCTGGGCAGTATGAATGGGCTCGCATCACCCTGAAGGTTGTAG AAAAACCTTCCAAGCCCAAATGCTGGCTAGAAGGGGAGCTCTTGGAAGGAAAGGAACTGTCCTTGCAGTGCCGTTCCGTCTCTGGCACTGCACCCATCTCCTACCGATGGCAGCGCATAAATGAGGAAGACGAGAGAGCTGAACATCTCCCACCTACGTCAAGAGTCA acATTTCTAATCCCGGGCAAGTCCTACTGAAGAATCTTACGCAGATGAGCACAGGGTTATACCAATGCATTGCCACCAACGAGGCTGGACAAGAAAGCTGTGTTGTTCAGGTGACAGTGCAGC ATGCACAAAATATCGGCATGATCGCTGGAGCGGTTTGTGGCGTGGTGGTGGGactttccctccttttcttgGTGGTGAGGTTGACactgaggaggaaagaaaagaagagatatgaggaagaggaggcaccAAATGAAATCAG AGAAGATGCAGAGGCGCCCAAGGCCCATCTCGTCAAGCCCAGTTCCTCTTCCTCTGGTTCCAGGAGTTCGCGCTCAGGTTCCTCCTCAACCAGGTCGACAGCCAACAGTGCCTCTCGCAGCCAACGGACTTTGTCAACGGAAGCTACTCCCCATCTAACTCCTCCCCAGTACAGCCAGAgggagacagaaggaaaagaaattgagCCAAAGAAAGTCGACTACGCTAACCTGATGAAAATGGGAGCAACGCTGGTCATGGTGCCTGCCCAAAGCCGAGCGTTCCAGACTGTGTGA
- the CLMP gene encoding CXADR-like membrane protein isoform X5, protein MQKGMQFTSSCSLWLSEAQTEFKRVAEENVTLPCHHRLGLLEQGSLDIEWLLHISETVQKAVITYSGGRVYDDLNEEQKGRVSFTSNFLAGDASLQIISLQSSDAGKYICKVKNAGQYEWARITLKVVEKPSKPKCWLEGELLEGKELSLQCRSVSGTAPISYRWQRINEEDERAEHLPPTSRVNISNPGQVLLKNLTQMSTGLYQCIATNEAGQESCVVQVTVQHAQNIGMIAGAVCGVVVGLSLLFLVVRLTLRRKEKKRYEEEEAPNEIREDAEAPKAHLVKPSSSSSGSRSSRSGSSSTRSTANSASRSQRTLSTEATPHLTPPQYSQRETEGKEIEPKKVDYANLMKMGATLVMVPAQSRAFQTV, encoded by the exons CTTCCTGTTCTCTTTGGCTGTCCGAGGCTCAGACTGAATTTAAGAGAGTGGCTGAAGAAAACGTGACTTTGCCCTGTCACCACCGCCTGGGCCTCCTGGAGCAAGGGAGCCTGGATATCGAGTGGCTGCTGCACATTTCCGAAACGGTACAAAAAGCG GTGATCACTTACTCTGGAGGCCGTGTTTATGATGACCTGAATGAGGAACAGAAAGGGCGTGTTTCCTTCACATCCAACTTCCTTGCTGGAGATGCATCCTTACAAATCATATCCCTGCAGTCCAGCGACGCAGGGAAGTACATATGTAAGGTTAAAAATGCTGGGCAGTATGAATGGGCTCGCATCACCCTGAAGGTTGTAG AAAAACCTTCCAAGCCCAAATGCTGGCTAGAAGGGGAGCTCTTGGAAGGAAAGGAACTGTCCTTGCAGTGCCGTTCCGTCTCTGGCACTGCACCCATCTCCTACCGATGGCAGCGCATAAATGAGGAAGACGAGAGAGCTGAACATCTCCCACCTACGTCAAGAGTCA acATTTCTAATCCCGGGCAAGTCCTACTGAAGAATCTTACGCAGATGAGCACAGGGTTATACCAATGCATTGCCACCAACGAGGCTGGACAAGAAAGCTGTGTTGTTCAGGTGACAGTGCAGC ATGCACAAAATATCGGCATGATCGCTGGAGCGGTTTGTGGCGTGGTGGTGGGactttccctccttttcttgGTGGTGAGGTTGACactgaggaggaaagaaaagaagagatatgaggaagaggaggcaccAAATGAAATCAG AGAAGATGCAGAGGCGCCCAAGGCCCATCTCGTCAAGCCCAGTTCCTCTTCCTCTGGTTCCAGGAGTTCGCGCTCAGGTTCCTCCTCAACCAGGTCGACAGCCAACAGTGCCTCTCGCAGCCAACGGACTTTGTCAACGGAAGCTACTCCCCATCTAACTCCTCCCCAGTACAGCCAGAgggagacagaaggaaaagaaattgagCCAAAGAAAGTCGACTACGCTAACCTGATGAAAATGGGAGCAACGCTGGTCATGGTGCCTGCCCAAAGCCGAGCGTTCCAGACTGTGTGA